One genomic segment of Actinomycetota bacterium includes these proteins:
- a CDS encoding 1-acyl-sn-glycerol-3-phosphate acyltransferase, giving the protein MSAPDPLMPTDDFTLAVFARKYLAAPFRRLFKTKLFGTHNVPEGPVIFAGNHISYADPMILWASASRPVHFMAKSTLWKNPVLAWGLSRLWAFPVDRDKSDRKAIQIAETLLKRGDTVGIFPEGTRNLAGTADAQQGVAFIALRAGVPIVPVAIVGTEKIRPRGVRTIRFPQITIAFGPPIEPADFTEGSRKEQMAMITSAVMKGIESQVAKVREGKLEEGSAR; this is encoded by the coding sequence ATGAGCGCACCAGACCCCCTCATGCCCACGGACGATTTCACCCTCGCAGTGTTTGCTCGCAAGTACCTCGCCGCGCCATTCCGCCGTCTCTTCAAGACCAAGCTGTTCGGCACTCACAACGTTCCCGAGGGGCCGGTCATCTTCGCGGGGAACCACATCTCTTATGCGGACCCCATGATCCTCTGGGCTTCTGCATCGCGTCCGGTGCACTTCATGGCTAAGTCGACTCTATGGAAGAATCCCGTTCTCGCTTGGGGGCTTTCCAGGCTGTGGGCGTTCCCCGTCGACCGCGACAAATCCGACCGTAAGGCGATTCAGATCGCAGAGACGCTGCTCAAGCGTGGCGACACGGTCGGTATCTTCCCCGAAGGCACTCGAAACCTCGCTGGAACCGCCGACGCACAGCAGGGAGTGGCCTTCATCGCTCTTCGCGCTGGCGTTCCTATCGTCCCGGTCGCCATCGTTGGCACCGAGAAGATCCGCCCGCGCGGAGTGCGCACGATCCGCTTTCCGCAGATCACCATCGCTTTCGGCCCGCCCATCGAACCCGCGGATTTCACCGAAGGCTCGCGGAAGGAACAGATGGCGATGATCACCTCGGCGGTCATGAAAGGCATCGAATCCCAAGTCGCCAAGGTGCGCGAAGGCAAGCTTGAAGAGGGGAGTGCGAGATGA
- the plsY gene encoding glycerol-3-phosphate 1-O-acyltransferase PlsY, with protein sequence METILLASVVATLSYFVGAIPFALLIGKWFFATDVRNHGSGNLGATNVMRVLGWKAGLAVFLLDAAKGAVCVLFASVIHPAAAGEPMQDILYIGAMIAAVMGHSYSPYIGFRGGKGVATAAGAILVLTPAAWLGTFLTLVAVVAIFKMVSLGSIAAAIVYPVLTVAIYSDRPAIVAMAVLVAVLVIWRHRVNIVRIAKGQESRITDKKVVVDIPAKAVSDSLSTAGAPSMSDEHRSGS encoded by the coding sequence GTGGAGACGATACTGCTCGCTTCAGTCGTTGCGACACTCTCGTACTTCGTAGGAGCCATCCCTTTCGCCTTGCTCATCGGAAAATGGTTCTTTGCGACCGACGTGCGCAACCACGGCTCCGGAAATCTAGGCGCTACAAACGTCATGCGAGTACTCGGCTGGAAGGCTGGGCTTGCGGTATTCCTTCTCGATGCTGCGAAAGGTGCCGTCTGTGTTCTCTTCGCTTCGGTGATACATCCCGCTGCAGCGGGAGAGCCGATGCAGGATATTCTATACATCGGTGCCATGATCGCCGCAGTCATGGGCCACTCGTACTCACCATACATCGGTTTTCGGGGAGGGAAGGGAGTCGCCACGGCAGCCGGAGCCATCTTAGTCCTAACGCCCGCAGCGTGGCTTGGCACGTTTCTGACCTTGGTGGCCGTCGTCGCCATCTTCAAGATGGTCTCGCTTGGATCCATAGCTGCGGCAATCGTTTATCCGGTGCTGACTGTCGCGATTTACAGCGATCGCCCTGCAATCGTCGCAATGGCGGTCCTAGTTGCGGTCCTCGTGATCTGGCGACACCGGGTCAACATAGTCAGGATCGCCAAAGGGCAGGAGAGCAGGATCACTGACAAGAAGGTAGTGGTGGACATTCCTGCCAAAGCAGTTTCAGATAGCTTATCAACGGCGGGCGCGCCCTCGATGAGCGACGAGCACAGGAGCGGATCATGA
- a CDS encoding 4-hydroxy-3-methylbut-2-enyl diphosphate reductase — MKVRVARHAGVCYGVERALKLAEEAACASTAVHTLGPLIHNPQAVSELREAGIVAAESLDEVGEGVLIIRSHGVDPAIIDSARAKGLTVIDATCPHVSKVHQAASVLRDEGYHVVIVGEADHPEVEGIMAHAGGEALVLQSEAELPSHIPAGKVGVVVQTTQSHKSLTAVVDALVPRSREIRVFNTICSATAKRQRSAEKLAADVDVVIVVGGYNSGNTARLTEVSKAVNPRTWQVETADEVDESWFTGATIVGVTAGASTPDKQMREVIAAIEAIGTSM, encoded by the coding sequence ATGAAGGTCCGGGTCGCTCGGCACGCCGGGGTCTGCTATGGAGTCGAGCGCGCACTCAAACTCGCCGAGGAGGCCGCCTGCGCAAGCACTGCAGTCCACACACTCGGTCCGCTGATCCACAACCCTCAGGCCGTGAGCGAGTTGCGCGAGGCGGGAATAGTCGCAGCGGAGTCGCTCGATGAGGTCGGCGAGGGCGTGCTAATCATCCGCTCGCACGGTGTCGACCCTGCAATAATCGACTCCGCCCGGGCCAAGGGGCTCACTGTCATCGACGCGACCTGTCCGCACGTGAGCAAGGTGCATCAGGCCGCAAGTGTGCTGCGTGATGAAGGCTACCACGTCGTCATCGTCGGCGAGGCCGATCATCCCGAGGTCGAAGGCATCATGGCCCACGCAGGCGGAGAAGCCCTCGTGCTCCAGAGCGAAGCCGAACTGCCGTCACACATTCCCGCAGGCAAGGTCGGCGTGGTCGTCCAAACCACCCAATCCCACAAGAGCCTTACCGCAGTCGTCGACGCACTCGTGCCCCGTTCGCGCGAGATCCGTGTCTTCAACACGATCTGCTCCGCCACCGCCAAGCGCCAGCGTTCCGCCGAGAAGCTCGCAGCAGACGTCGATGTGGTGATCGTGGTCGGGGGGTACAACTCCGGCAACACAGCCCGCCTCACCGAGGTCAGTAAAGCCGTGAATCCTCGAACCTGGCAGGTTGAGACCGCAGACGAGGTCGACGAATCCTGGTTCACCGGAGCCACGATAGTTGGCGTCACCGCCGGTGCCTCGACGCCCGACAAGCAGATGCGCGAGGTCATCGCAGCGATCGAGGCGATCGGAACATCGATGTGA
- the cmk gene encoding (d)CMP kinase: MIVAIDGPAGSGKSTVAKAVAERLGIHHLDTGAMYRSVALKALRAQVDLADDALVGEIARSAKIDLRVLDSASGTRQSAQPPQVLLDGVDVTADIRTPMVDQAVSMVARLPQVREAMVSRQQEIGARISLVAEGRDVGTVVFPDAGVKVFLTASPEVRAARRHRDLAHTGEKIEASAVGEMIDRRDEADRTRAVGPLAAAADAEIIDTSDLTIDQVIDRVVDLVRSRS, encoded by the coding sequence GTGATAGTCGCCATCGATGGACCCGCCGGCTCAGGCAAGTCCACTGTCGCCAAAGCTGTGGCCGAGCGCCTCGGCATCCATCATCTCGACACTGGTGCTATGTATCGCAGTGTCGCGCTGAAGGCGCTGAGGGCACAGGTCGATCTCGCTGATGACGCGCTTGTTGGCGAGATCGCTCGCTCGGCCAAGATCGATCTTCGAGTCCTCGATTCCGCTTCTGGTACCCGGCAATCGGCCCAACCCCCGCAGGTGCTGCTTGACGGCGTTGACGTTACCGCCGACATTCGCACCCCCATGGTCGATCAGGCGGTCTCGATGGTAGCGCGCCTCCCGCAGGTGCGCGAAGCGATGGTTTCTCGGCAGCAGGAGATCGGTGCGCGGATCTCGCTCGTTGCCGAAGGTCGCGATGTGGGCACAGTGGTCTTTCCGGACGCAGGGGTGAAGGTCTTCCTGACTGCCTCACCCGAAGTCCGCGCAGCCCGCAGGCACCGGGACCTGGCTCACACTGGCGAGAAGATCGAGGCCTCGGCCGTGGGCGAGATGATCGACCGCCGAGACGAGGCCGACCGCACCCGCGCAGTGGGCCCACTGGCAGCAGCCGCCGACGCAGAGATCATCGACACCTCGGATCTCACGATCGATCAGGTGATCGATCGCGTGGTCGATCTGGTCCGGAGTCGATCATGA
- the aroA gene encoding 3-phosphoshikimate 1-carboxyvinyltransferase — protein sequence MRFAVNGNGEPLRGHLRVPSDKSLSHRAVLFAAMASGTSRLTGVLDSADVRATIGAVASLGAKVEMLPPAEDGLAMRITGWGDDGPRPSSATIDCGNSGTTARLLMGVLAGWPLSVTLVGDESLSARPMLRVTDPLTSMGARFTTREGRLPVTVEGGTLAPIRYASPVASAQVKSAVLLAGLRASGRTAVSEPAPSRDHTERLLAAFGIAVDRDTATFEASVEGPGRLTAADVVVPADPSSAAFPVVAAMLVPGSSIRLSDVGLNPTRTGFLRVLERMGARITITPTGDPDTAEPIGEIAAEYTDSLQATTVFATEVPSLVDEIPVLAVLAARASGVTRFEGVGELRVKETDRLEAVRDGLSKLGAEVTVTGDVLEVVGAGSAAQGSSAIFAGAHLDSLGDHRLAMAWAVAGLAASSQVTIDRFEAVDVSYPDFADDMRSLGAW from the coding sequence ATGCGATTTGCAGTCAACGGAAATGGTGAGCCGCTGCGTGGGCACCTCAGGGTCCCGAGCGACAAGTCGCTTTCGCACAGAGCGGTGCTGTTCGCGGCGATGGCTTCCGGGACATCGCGCCTGACCGGCGTGCTCGATAGCGCCGACGTGCGTGCGACTATCGGGGCCGTCGCCTCTTTGGGCGCCAAGGTCGAGATGCTGCCGCCAGCCGAGGACGGCCTCGCTATGCGGATCACCGGCTGGGGAGATGACGGTCCGCGACCCTCGAGCGCGACGATCGACTGCGGGAATAGCGGGACTACTGCGCGGCTGCTGATGGGCGTACTCGCTGGCTGGCCGCTATCGGTGACGCTTGTGGGGGATGAGTCCCTCTCGGCAAGGCCGATGCTGCGGGTGACCGATCCGCTCACCTCGATGGGGGCGCGATTCACAACCCGTGAAGGCAGACTACCCGTCACCGTCGAGGGCGGCACTCTGGCGCCGATCCGCTACGCGAGTCCTGTGGCAAGCGCGCAGGTCAAGAGCGCCGTGCTCCTCGCAGGACTCCGCGCCTCCGGGCGCACCGCCGTCAGCGAGCCCGCGCCCAGCCGCGATCACACCGAGCGGCTGCTTGCGGCGTTCGGCATCGCGGTGGATCGCGACACAGCGACCTTCGAGGCTTCGGTCGAAGGCCCCGGGCGGCTTACCGCGGCTGACGTCGTCGTGCCCGCTGACCCTTCCTCCGCGGCGTTTCCGGTCGTGGCAGCGATGCTGGTCCCCGGTAGCAGCATCCGGCTTTCCGATGTCGGACTCAACCCCACACGCACGGGCTTCCTGCGGGTCCTCGAGCGCATGGGCGCCCGCATCACGATCACTCCCACGGGCGACCCGGACACCGCAGAGCCCATCGGCGAGATCGCCGCCGAGTACACCGATTCGCTGCAGGCTACGACGGTTTTCGCTACCGAGGTACCCTCGCTCGTCGACGAGATTCCGGTCCTCGCCGTGCTGGCCGCCCGCGCCTCAGGCGTCACACGCTTCGAGGGTGTGGGGGAGCTTCGGGTCAAGGAGACCGATCGCCTTGAAGCCGTACGCGACGGGCTCTCGAAACTCGGCGCCGAGGTCACAGTCACCGGTGATGTCCTCGAGGTTGTTGGTGCGGGGAGTGCGGCCCAGGGCTCCTCGGCGATCTTCGCAGGCGCTCATCTCGACTCTCTAGGAGACCATCGCCTCGCGATGGCGTGGGCTGTCGCGGGACTCGCGGCTTCGTCCCAGGTCACGATCGATCGCTTCGAGGCCGTTGACGTCTCGTACCCTGATTTCGCCGATGACATGCGTTCGCTGGGTGCATGGTGA
- a CDS encoding NAD(P)-dependent glycerol-3-phosphate dehydrogenase — translation MSIAVVGGGSWGTAVSWLLGNKGIEVSMWVREPEIAESINTSSRNPVYLKDITLSASVSASSDIKAAVSGVDAIVIATPSIAVRAMAQAMSAYVAADIPVIVLSKGVESGTSMLMTQVLADVLGNPERLAALSGPNHAEEVSRGIPTATVVASHDEVVGRFFQELFMTRTFRVYTNPDVVGVELCAASKNVIAIAAGMSDGLGYGDNTKATLMTRGLAEMARLGATMGANPLTYMGLAGVGDLIATCTSKHSRNRSLGEHVAKGGDVASWEAKTKMVAEGAVSCITVDELARQHGIELPITIQVREVLHAQGSLEDAARSLMGREARDELHGMGLVDD, via the coding sequence ATGAGTATAGCTGTAGTGGGTGGCGGCTCTTGGGGTACAGCGGTCAGCTGGCTTCTCGGCAACAAAGGCATCGAGGTGTCGATGTGGGTCAGAGAACCCGAGATAGCCGAGTCGATCAACACTTCGAGCAGGAACCCGGTCTACCTCAAGGACATAACGCTTTCGGCATCTGTTTCAGCGAGTAGCGACATCAAGGCGGCGGTTTCCGGGGTCGATGCGATTGTCATCGCCACCCCTAGCATCGCAGTCAGAGCGATGGCGCAAGCCATGAGCGCATATGTGGCGGCCGATATTCCGGTTATCGTGCTGTCGAAGGGGGTCGAGAGCGGCACATCAATGCTTATGACCCAGGTGCTAGCCGATGTGCTCGGCAACCCTGAGCGTCTTGCAGCACTCTCCGGCCCCAACCACGCCGAGGAAGTCAGCCGAGGAATCCCAACCGCTACTGTCGTCGCCTCCCACGACGAGGTTGTCGGTAGGTTCTTCCAGGAGCTCTTCATGACACGCACCTTCCGTGTTTATACGAACCCCGATGTCGTCGGCGTCGAGCTTTGTGCCGCATCCAAGAATGTCATCGCGATCGCTGCAGGGATGTCCGATGGCCTAGGGTATGGCGACAACACCAAGGCGACCCTCATGACACGCGGACTCGCCGAAATGGCACGCTTAGGTGCCACAATGGGTGCGAATCCGCTGACCTACATGGGCCTTGCAGGAGTCGGCGACCTCATCGCCACATGCACATCGAAGCACAGTCGCAACCGTTCGCTGGGTGAGCACGTCGCCAAGGGAGGCGACGTCGCGAGCTGGGAAGCAAAGACCAAGATGGTCGCCGAGGGTGCAGTCAGCTGTATCACCGTTGACGAACTTGCCAGACAGCACGGCATCGAGCTTCCCATTACGATCCAGGTTCGGGAAGTACTCCATGCACAGGGTTCCCTGGAGGACGCAGCCCGCTCCCTGATGGGCCGAGAAGCCCGCGATGAACTGCACGGCATGGGGCTTGTCGACGACTGA
- a CDS encoding pyridoxal phosphate-dependent aminotransferase family protein: MERTDTLNDGIAARVGALIERRDSLIDADRYFYLKAISGATNNRVRTSDGSEYIMLASYSYLGLIGHPRIDEAAKRAIETYGTGAGGVRLLTGTMDLHEQLEARIAAFSGREDACVYSSGYVTNLAIITGLTGPGDLVLMDKLDHASIVDGALLSGAKWKTYRHNDMTHLERLLSEAQGQYQTVLVVADSVFSMDGDIMDLPRTVELCRRYGARLMVDEAHSIGSLGATGHGVEEHFGMPGVIDLKMGTLSKSIPSVGGYLAASKEIVDYQRHMSRPFIFSAALPPAQVAAAMAALDVIEDEPERVSALHRVTERFTAGLKAQGWNTMDSTTCVVPVLVGEEGLTMDLTRLLFDSGVFVCPIVHPAVPRGMDRLRTCLMATHTDDDIDTALAAFECAGKTLGLIG, from the coding sequence ATGGAACGCACAGACACACTCAACGACGGGATCGCTGCACGCGTTGGGGCTTTGATCGAAAGACGCGATTCACTCATAGATGCCGATCGGTACTTCTACCTCAAAGCCATCTCGGGGGCCACAAACAATCGAGTCCGCACTTCGGACGGCTCCGAATACATCATGCTCGCCTCATACAGCTACCTGGGTCTGATCGGACATCCCAGGATCGATGAGGCCGCCAAGCGCGCCATCGAAACGTATGGCACGGGCGCAGGAGGAGTTCGACTCCTCACAGGGACGATGGATCTCCACGAACAACTGGAGGCCCGGATCGCGGCTTTCAGCGGCCGAGAAGATGCATGCGTTTACTCGAGTGGCTACGTCACCAACCTTGCGATCATCACTGGGCTTACTGGTCCTGGTGACCTAGTGTTGATGGACAAACTCGACCACGCCTCGATTGTCGACGGAGCGCTGCTCTCTGGTGCCAAGTGGAAGACGTACAGGCACAACGACATGACGCATCTTGAGCGCCTGCTCTCAGAGGCGCAGGGGCAGTACCAGACCGTTCTCGTGGTCGCCGACTCGGTCTTCTCGATGGACGGCGACATCATGGATCTGCCACGCACCGTAGAGCTTTGCCGCCGATATGGTGCGAGGCTGATGGTGGACGAGGCTCATTCGATTGGATCGCTCGGAGCGACAGGGCATGGAGTTGAGGAGCACTTCGGTATGCCGGGTGTCATCGACTTGAAGATGGGAACGCTCTCCAAGTCGATCCCGTCTGTGGGCGGATATCTGGCTGCATCCAAGGAGATCGTCGACTACCAGAGGCACATGTCCAGGCCATTCATCTTCTCTGCGGCGTTGCCACCAGCGCAGGTTGCTGCAGCGATGGCTGCTCTCGACGTGATTGAGGATGAGCCTGAGAGGGTCTCTGCGCTACACAGGGTCACCGAGCGCTTCACAGCAGGACTCAAAGCGCAGGGCTGGAACACCATGGATTCAACCACTTGCGTGGTGCCCGTTCTCGTCGGCGAGGAAGGGCTCACGATGGACTTGACGCGCCTGCTGTTCGACAGCGGAGTCTTCGTGTGTCCGATCGTGCACCCAGCCGTTCCACGCGGGATGGACAGGCTGCGGACCTGCCTGATGGCGACGCACACCGACGACGACATTGACACTGCACTTGCAGCTTTCGAGTGCGCCGGGAAGACCCTTGGCCTTATCGGCTAA
- a CDS encoding DUF512 domain-containing protein, with amino-acid sequence MIKFVEPGSPAHRQGIVAGDTVVAVDENPIADVIDWQWYSADDHITLSILTAEGTARTIELTRDFGVGWGIHFEDRLFDGIRSCRNKCEFCFVAQLPPGLRKTLYVRDDDFRLSFLDGNFISLTNLSESDLSRIIEQRLSPLYISLHAVNQKVRSRLIGCALDNAIVSLLTLTEAGIEAHIQIVLTPQVNDDGVLEETLTWLAERNNILSVGIVPLGYTSHQSRFGSSWEDPSAALSVIEQVRPWQVRMRSEIGIDWIYLADEFYINAGQPLPDATRYDGFPQYENGIGIARYFLDDIAASNKALGEALRAFAPEVRITLVTGTLAAGVVREALSTIDSHSRVRVLEVENCFFGGNVGVTGLLAGRDIEEAIRDDSQSDSPADLYLVPDIIFNSDGLTLDDLTAEDLSAAPPARLRIVTADAAGLLSGLHP; translated from the coding sequence GTGATCAAGTTCGTTGAGCCCGGATCCCCAGCACACCGGCAGGGGATCGTCGCTGGAGACACGGTAGTTGCCGTAGACGAAAACCCCATAGCCGACGTCATCGACTGGCAGTGGTACTCCGCCGACGACCACATCACGCTTTCTATCCTGACCGCCGAAGGGACCGCTCGCACCATTGAGTTGACCCGGGATTTCGGCGTTGGTTGGGGAATCCACTTCGAGGACCGGCTCTTCGACGGGATCCGCAGTTGCCGCAACAAGTGTGAGTTCTGCTTTGTGGCTCAGCTACCGCCAGGCCTGCGCAAGACGCTTTACGTGCGCGATGATGACTTCCGCCTCTCGTTTCTGGACGGCAACTTCATTTCGCTGACCAATCTTAGCGAGTCCGATCTCTCCCGGATCATCGAACAAAGGCTCTCGCCCCTCTACATTTCCCTTCACGCCGTCAACCAGAAGGTCCGCTCCCGGCTGATCGGATGCGCGCTGGACAACGCGATCGTGAGCCTGCTCACGCTCACGGAGGCTGGTATCGAGGCCCATATACAAATCGTGCTCACGCCACAGGTCAACGACGACGGCGTCCTCGAAGAAACCCTTACATGGCTCGCGGAACGCAACAACATCCTCTCGGTTGGGATAGTCCCCTTAGGCTACACCAGCCATCAGTCCCGCTTCGGATCATCGTGGGAGGATCCCTCGGCGGCCCTCTCCGTTATCGAGCAGGTGCGACCCTGGCAAGTTAGGATGCGCTCGGAGATAGGTATCGATTGGATCTACCTCGCCGATGAGTTCTACATCAACGCCGGCCAGCCCCTGCCAGACGCCACCCGTTACGACGGATTCCCGCAGTACGAGAACGGCATCGGCATCGCTAGATACTTCCTCGACGACATCGCGGCATCCAACAAAGCCCTGGGTGAGGCATTGAGAGCCTTCGCACCCGAGGTGCGGATCACCCTTGTCACTGGGACCCTTGCGGCCGGTGTGGTGCGAGAAGCGCTCTCAACTATCGATTCCCACTCCCGAGTCCGCGTCCTCGAGGTGGAGAACTGCTTCTTCGGAGGAAACGTCGGCGTCACGGGTCTGCTTGCCGGGCGCGATATCGAAGAAGCTATCCGCGACGATTCGCAGTCGGATTCGCCAGCCGACCTCTACCTGGTTCCGGATATCATCTTCAACTCCGACGGCCTGACGCTAGACGATTTGACCGCCGAAGATCTCTCCGCCGCGCCACCAGCCCGACTTCGCATCGTGACCGCCGACGCCGCCGGTCTTTTGAGCGGCCTGCACCCGTGA
- the der gene encoding ribosome biogenesis GTPase Der — MTLPIVAVVGRPNVGKSTFVNRIVQSDTAIVHPSSGVTRDRSYHRADWNGREFMLIDTGGIETAKDDPFSESIRAQAIIAAEEADVIIVLVDGKAGVTADDEAISKLLRRVDKPIFLAVNKMDTPNKTLEIHEFWNLGMGQPWPVSATHGHGTGDLLDELVEQLPEPAPHVDLDAIDVAIIGRPNAGKSSLLNRMAGVERAIVSDVAGTTRDALDVMVEYGDQRYRLVDTAGIRRKSQIDEDVEFYGFVRAMRAIDRAQVVLLVVDSTIGVTDGDQRIARFAKERGTAMVVLLNKWDLIDDQEERDEIKWQIEDKLGFVSFAPVLRISALTGAKVHKIYHTIDRVWDSYTREITTNALNRLLTEMRDFGHTVSKGSATLRMHYVTQTRTSPPGFTFFANNPKLVDDSFRRYVENRLRSTFDFTGTPISVKFKPKG; from the coding sequence ATGACACTACCTATCGTTGCTGTTGTCGGCCGACCGAACGTTGGCAAGTCGACATTCGTCAATCGCATAGTTCAATCCGATACCGCGATCGTGCACCCTTCATCGGGCGTGACGCGCGACCGCTCCTACCACAGGGCCGACTGGAACGGCCGTGAGTTCATGCTCATCGACACCGGTGGTATCGAGACCGCAAAGGACGATCCCTTCTCGGAGTCGATCCGCGCGCAGGCTATCATAGCCGCCGAGGAAGCCGACGTCATCATCGTCCTTGTCGACGGGAAGGCCGGTGTAACCGCTGATGATGAAGCCATATCCAAGCTGCTTCGCCGAGTAGACAAGCCGATCTTCCTCGCAGTGAACAAGATGGACACGCCCAATAAGACTCTCGAGATTCACGAGTTCTGGAACCTAGGGATGGGTCAGCCATGGCCGGTCTCAGCCACCCATGGCCACGGGACGGGAGACCTACTCGACGAGCTTGTCGAACAGCTACCCGAGCCTGCACCTCACGTAGACCTTGATGCTATCGATGTAGCTATCATCGGACGGCCCAATGCGGGCAAGTCTTCGCTACTCAACCGTATGGCGGGCGTTGAGCGCGCCATCGTTAGCGATGTCGCTGGCACTACGCGGGATGCACTCGATGTCATGGTCGAATATGGTGACCAGCGTTACCGCCTGGTCGACACTGCAGGCATTCGCCGAAAGTCCCAGATCGACGAAGATGTCGAGTTCTACGGCTTCGTTAGAGCAATGCGCGCCATTGACAGGGCGCAGGTAGTGCTTCTCGTCGTCGATTCGACGATCGGAGTCACAGATGGCGACCAGCGGATTGCCCGATTCGCCAAAGAGCGAGGTACAGCAATGGTAGTCCTGCTCAACAAATGGGATCTCATCGACGATCAGGAAGAGCGCGATGAGATCAAATGGCAGATCGAAGACAAACTCGGGTTCGTCAGTTTCGCCCCGGTCCTGAGGATCAGTGCCCTCACTGGCGCAAAGGTCCACAAGATCTATCACACCATTGATCGTGTGTGGGACTCCTACACCAGGGAGATCACAACGAATGCGCTTAACAGACTGCTCACCGAGATGCGTGATTTCGGACACACCGTGAGCAAAGGATCTGCGACCTTGCGTATGCACTACGTCACGCAGACGCGGACCTCTCCGCCCGGATTCACGTTCTTCGCAAACAACCCCAAGCTTGTCGACGACTCGTTTCGGAGGTACGTCGAGAACCGCCTGCGGTCGACGTTCGACTTCACCGGAACGCCGATTTCGGTAAAGTTCAAGCCGAAGGGCTGA